From the genome of Delphinus delphis chromosome 8, mDelDel1.2, whole genome shotgun sequence, one region includes:
- the MRPL23 gene encoding large ribosomal subunit protein uL23m yields the protein MARNVLYPLYQLGNPQLRVFRTNFFIQLVRPGMAQPEDTVQFRIPMEMTRVDLRNYLERIYHVPVAAVRTRVQHGSNRRRDYRNVRIKKPDYKVAHVQLAHGQTFTFPDLFPEKKRAEGSSVTEDLQDQVLEDQRRRQSCDPRLGGVPGWFGL from the exons ATGGCGCGGAATGTGCT GTACCCTCTGTACCAGCTGGGCAACCCCCAGCTCCGGGTCTTCCGCACCAACTTCTTCATCCAGTTGGTGCGGCCCGGCATGGCCCAGCCCGAGGACACCGTGCAGTTCCGGATCCCCATGGA GATGACCAGAGTGGACCTCAGGAATTACCTCGAGCGCATTTACCATGTGCCCGTGGCTGCTGTGCGGACAAGGGTGCAGCACG GTTCCAACAGGAGGAGGGATTACAGGAACGTCAGGATAAAGAAACCAGATTACAAGGTGGCGCACGTGCAGCTG GCGCACGGACAGACCTTCACGTTCCCAGATCTGTTTCCTGAGAAAAAGAGGGCTGAAGGCAGTTCTGTGACCGAGGACCTGCAGGACCAGGTCCTGGAAGACCAGCGGCGGAGGCAGAGCTGCGACCCCCGGCTCGGGGGCGTCCCTGGCTGGTTCGGCCTGTGA